Proteins from one Setaria italica strain Yugu1 chromosome V, Setaria_italica_v2.0, whole genome shotgun sequence genomic window:
- the LOC101763416 gene encoding skin secretory protein xP2-like, whose translation MTPSTLTEGTVLATGALAASEIRQQVREVLEDKASITCVAPRDFVPLLAPKKALRVSSASAGRTATPSAASGGVAGETTDPAVEVAPAAATGGVVPQPGKGQGPTPVPPSASLADTAVQSIAPGGPPTEVVIDLDDEVEEERATPMAVVETGAVAPAIVMGTAVATEEREFAPAATTGTAAAGEARTPIPPVATKAAVVAKVGTFARGAAAKAAAAVEVEVPTPGATTGAGTPALVAVTKDAAATGTPAPVAVTAAAAAADGSEHALASTTSVATSTRMAVRVPGPSVRPAASGVTASAPTAASGMAALVASGTASTLASVGPTPKAWSGTTLRWMSRDDPHRPLFTLDDVEEWGKGQAVQGGLVNVHTALSSAMGELDGVVIPDGQRTGELTAQVAAAQQVINDLLGREQAAREDARRAEAKFQAVIEKAHLDREEFQDATDKARHDAGELARLKGEHEALQKTVERIRRERQKAW comes from the exons ATGACCCCCAGCACGCTGACCGAGGGtaccgtccttgcgacgggtgcgctcgccgcctccgagatccggcagcaAGTCCGGGAGGTGCTGGAGGACAAGGCGTCGATTACCTG CGTCGCCCCTCGGGATTTTGTTCCGTtgctggcgccgaagaaggcgctacGAGTGTCTTCCGCCTCCGCGGGGCGGACCGCGAccccgtcggcggcgagcggagGTGTCGCCGGGGAGACCACGGACCCCGCTGTGGAGGTGGCTCCTGCGGCGGCAACTGGAGGGGTGGTGCCGCAGCCGGGCAAGGGGCAGGGTCCGACCCCTGTTCCGCCCTCTGCCTCTTTGGCCGACACTGCGGTGCAGAGCATTGCCCCTGGGGGCCCTCCGACCGAGGTGGTGATTGACCTcgacgacgaggtggaggaggagcgtgCGACTCCGATGGCGGTGGTGGAGACGGGGGCGGTTGCCCCAGCGATCGTGATGGGGACGGCGGTGGCaacggaggagagggagttcgCCCCCGCGGCCACGACGGGGACAGCAGCAGCGGGGGAGGCAAGGACACCCATCCCGCCGGTTGCGACGAAGGCCGCGGTGGTGGCGAAGGTGGGGACGTTCGCCCGGGGAGCCGCGGCAAAGGCAGCGGCAGCGGTCGAGGTGGAGGTGCCTACTCCGGGGGCCACAACGGGGGCGGGGACGCCTGCCTTGGTGGCCGTGACGaaggacgcggcggcgacgggcacgCCCGCTCCAGTAGCCgtgacggcggcagcggcggcggcggacggatcGGAACACGCGTTGGCGTCGACGACGTCCGTGGCGACTTCAACAAGGATGGCGGTGCGAGTGCCGGGACCGTCGGTGAGGCCGGCGGCATCCGGGGTGACGGCGTCTGccccgacggcggcgtcggggatgGCGGCACTGGTGGCGTCCGGAACAGCCTCTACCCTTGCCTCGGTCGGTCCTACTCCCAAGGCATGGAGTGGGACTACCCTGCGCTGGATGTCCCGCGATGACCCACATAGGCCCCTCTTCACACTAGATGACGTCGAGGAGTGGGGCAAGGGGCAGGCAGTGCAAGGCGGACTTGTGAACGTCCACACTGCCCTGTCCTCGgcgatgggggagctggacggcgtcgtcATTCCCGATGGCCAG cggaccggggagctgaccgCGCAAGTTGCCGCCGCCCAGCAAGTCATCAATGACCTGCTagggcgcgagcaggcggcgcgggaggacgcgcggcgggcggaggccaaGTTCCAGGCCGTCATCGAGAAGGCTCACCTCgaccgcgaggagttccaggaCGCTACTGACAAGGCCCGCCATGATGCTGGGGAGCTTGCACGGCTGAAGGGAGAGCAtgaagcccttcagaagaccgtcgagcgcatccggcgcgagcggcagaaGGCCTGGTAG